Proteins encoded in a region of the Shewanella polaris genome:
- a CDS encoding ammonium transporter codes for MNNISDAIGVIAQSADTLFILLGAIMVLAMHAGFAFLEMGTVRHKNQVNALVKILTDFAFSAMAYFVIGYQIAYGNHFFVSAESLATDNGYQLVKFFFLLTFAAAIPAIVSGGIAERGSFRPFLLASALIVAFIYPLFEGIMWNGNFGFQAWLESQFGSQFHDFAGSVVVHAMGGWLALVAIYLLGPRRGRKPGIAFAPSNIPFLALGSWVLIVGWFGFNVMSAQTLDGISGLVAVNSLMAMVGGTIVALVAGKNDPGFIHNGPLAGLVAVCAGSDLMHPVGAFIVGGVAGGLFVWVYTKLQRSNKIDDVLGVWPLHGLCGVWGGIAAGIFGQQALGGLGGVSFLSQLIGSIAGVAVALIGGMIVYGLVNKISSLRLSQEDEFIGADLAIHKIGSTNSDK; via the coding sequence ATGAATAATATTAGTGATGCTATTGGCGTTATTGCACAAAGTGCAGACACCCTGTTTATCTTACTTGGTGCAATTATGGTTTTAGCCATGCACGCTGGCTTTGCATTTTTAGAAATGGGCACGGTAAGACATAAAAACCAAGTCAACGCCTTAGTGAAAATTCTGACTGACTTTGCTTTTTCTGCCATGGCCTACTTTGTCATTGGCTACCAAATAGCTTATGGCAACCACTTCTTTGTCAGCGCAGAAAGCTTGGCCACCGATAATGGCTATCAACTGGTTAAATTTTTCTTTTTACTGACCTTTGCAGCAGCCATTCCAGCAATAGTATCTGGTGGTATTGCAGAACGCGGCAGCTTTAGACCTTTTTTACTGGCATCGGCATTAATTGTTGCCTTCATATACCCTTTGTTTGAGGGGATTATGTGGAATGGTAACTTTGGTTTTCAGGCGTGGCTAGAAAGCCAATTTGGCTCCCAATTTCATGATTTTGCCGGTTCTGTTGTAGTACATGCCATGGGTGGTTGGTTAGCTTTAGTCGCCATCTATTTATTAGGCCCACGACGCGGTCGTAAACCTGGTATTGCGTTTGCTCCATCGAACATCCCGTTTCTTGCACTAGGCTCTTGGGTGCTTATTGTCGGTTGGTTTGGTTTTAATGTCATGTCAGCTCAAACCCTCGACGGCATTAGCGGCTTAGTTGCGGTGAACAGTTTAATGGCTATGGTCGGCGGTACTATTGTGGCGCTTGTTGCCGGTAAAAATGACCCTGGTTTTATTCATAACGGCCCTCTTGCTGGTTTAGTGGCCGTGTGTGCGGGTTCTGACTTAATGCATCCTGTTGGTGCATTTATTGTTGGTGGAGTGGCCGGTGGATTATTTGTATGGGTTTACACCAAGTTACAGCGTAGCAATAAGATAGATGATGTACTCGGTGTATGGCCATTACACGGCTTATGCGGTGTATGGGGCGGTATTGCTGCGGGGATTTTTGGTCAACAAGCCTTAGGCGGTCTTGGCGGAGTCAGCTTTTTGTCGCAACTCATTGGTAGTATTGCCGGGGTAGCGGTTGCATTAATTGGCGGTATGATCGTTTATGGTTTAGTTAATAAAATATCAAGTTTACGCTTAAGCCAAGAAGATGAGTTTATTGGCGCGGATTTAGCAATTCACAAAATTGGTTCAACCAATTCAGACAAGTAG
- a CDS encoding GGDEF domain-containing protein, with the protein MLKFWYKEFSQYPPDHPDYWRIRFIGHSLLITTIYFAILTVINLVYFSGSMYALLDAFGLVLSLGIYYRFCQTGHVKITAWATTLMLTSLIMLFVISTKGYVHSLLWATLIPPFCFFLIGRTWGTYISSLCFSICVFMVYLQTKDPQQVTFGIGALLNVIEVCIAQILLFRFYEKTRFSAYQKLAIRNLEIQKMAEIDKLTGLYNREKLDEVLNTLLTTSAANTDTINPLIDTEDASSSMAIGQLFNGNIIDKKISTKPDLSSPSLHPISIVIIDIDHFKRINDNHGHLVGDKVLCELAQLLQSKMRNDDLLTRWGGEEFVIILPNTSLADATELTERLRFYIAKQNIQNMALTISLGVTQYCPEDNAHSLLERADKALYQAKSQGRNCVAVA; encoded by the coding sequence ATGCTGAAATTTTGGTACAAAGAATTCTCTCAATATCCGCCTGATCATCCGGATTACTGGCGCATCCGGTTTATTGGTCACTCACTGCTAATTACAACTATATACTTCGCCATTCTCACTGTAATCAATTTAGTGTATTTTTCAGGATCCATGTACGCATTGTTAGATGCTTTTGGCTTGGTACTTTCTCTGGGAATTTACTACCGATTTTGCCAAACAGGACATGTAAAGATAACCGCTTGGGCTACCACTCTCATGCTAACGAGTTTAATCATGTTGTTTGTGATTTCAACCAAGGGTTATGTCCATTCACTCCTATGGGCAACCCTAATTCCGCCGTTTTGTTTTTTTCTTATCGGTCGAACATGGGGCACATATATTTCATCCCTGTGCTTTAGCATATGTGTTTTTATGGTTTACCTGCAAACGAAAGACCCCCAACAGGTTACGTTTGGAATTGGTGCATTACTTAACGTGATTGAAGTGTGTATTGCGCAAATTTTGTTATTTAGATTTTATGAGAAAACACGTTTCTCTGCCTATCAAAAACTGGCAATACGTAATTTAGAAATTCAAAAAATGGCTGAAATAGACAAACTTACTGGATTATATAACCGTGAAAAACTTGATGAAGTACTCAACACGTTATTAACCACATCAGCGGCAAATACCGATACAATCAACCCCTTGATTGACACAGAAGATGCCTCTTCTTCAATGGCAATTGGTCAACTTTTTAATGGCAACATAATAGATAAAAAGATATCAACAAAGCCTGATCTGTCGTCTCCTAGCCTGCATCCTATTTCGATTGTTATTATCGACATCGATCATTTTAAGCGAATTAATGACAATCACGGTCATTTGGTCGGCGATAAAGTATTGTGTGAACTGGCACAATTACTTCAAAGTAAAATGCGTAATGATGACTTATTAACGCGGTGGGGAGGAGAAGAGTTTGTGATTATTTTACCTAACACATCGTTGGCAGATGCCACCGAATTAACGGAAAGATTACGGTTTTATATTGCCAAGCAAAACATTCAAAATATGGCGCTTACAATCAGTTTAGGTGTCACTCAATATTGCCCGGAAGACAATGCCCACAGTCTGTTAGAACGAGCCGACAAAGCCTTATATCAGGCAAAATCACAAGGACGAAATTGTGTTGCTGTAGCCTAA
- a CDS encoding dicarboxylate/amino acid:cation symporter has translation MLSSLRAYRSSIILLSALLVGGLFGGLFPEWAIKLKPIGQIFLNLLFMIIVPLVAVSVMSSIAHMTDLKKLGAILVSIMGVSIVMAIIPSVGVVLLALAYDPAQGVTLDLANSVEATSGSMDFVSLLTTNDFVGLLSKSNILALIIMSVISGVAIGQSGEDGQRVSRMLDSLNTVIMKVISILMHVAPIGLGAYFAATMASQDSELMGTFARAVGLFFVAMALYLTLGSTLYAWIGGGVKGVKLFWQHMLEPAVTALGTSSSLASLPVTISSAAKMGLNEQIAEISLPLLVNLNKGGAAAITALKIVFIYSLLGLDFTTDVFMLTILISVLSAFVIGGVPGGAFLGEIFIVTTLGLPMEVIPILVVIGAITDAASTVINVVHDLTATQIIERINGKHYAAKIPDSELVRLD, from the coding sequence ATGTTGAGCAGTCTACGTGCTTATCGTTCGTCCATTATTTTACTTAGCGCCCTCTTAGTTGGCGGTTTGTTTGGTGGGCTATTTCCTGAATGGGCCATCAAACTTAAACCAATAGGACAGATATTTCTTAATTTACTGTTTATGATTATCGTGCCATTGGTGGCAGTAAGTGTGATGTCATCAATTGCCCACATGACAGATTTAAAAAAATTGGGTGCGATATTGGTATCGATAATGGGCGTGTCAATTGTGATGGCCATTATCCCTTCGGTAGGTGTGGTATTGCTAGCGTTAGCTTATGATCCAGCACAAGGGGTGACATTAGACTTAGCCAATAGTGTTGAAGCTACTTCAGGCAGTATGGATTTTGTCAGCTTATTAACCACCAATGATTTTGTTGGTTTATTATCTAAATCCAATATTTTAGCCTTAATTATTATGTCAGTAATTAGTGGGGTGGCGATTGGTCAGTCTGGTGAAGATGGCCAGAGAGTCAGCCGGATGCTAGACAGTTTAAATACTGTCATCATGAAAGTGATATCAATCCTAATGCATGTGGCTCCCATCGGCCTTGGTGCTTATTTTGCAGCCACAATGGCCAGTCAAGACTCGGAACTGATGGGCACGTTTGCTCGTGCTGTGGGGCTGTTTTTTGTCGCCATGGCGTTGTATCTTACTTTAGGATCCACCTTATATGCTTGGATTGGTGGTGGTGTAAAAGGCGTTAAGTTGTTTTGGCAACATATGCTCGAACCTGCAGTGACTGCATTAGGGACCAGTTCGTCATTAGCGTCCTTACCCGTGACGATTAGTAGCGCCGCGAAAATGGGGCTAAATGAACAAATTGCCGAGATTAGTTTGCCACTGCTGGTTAATCTAAACAAAGGTGGTGCCGCTGCGATAACGGCGTTAAAGATAGTGTTCATTTATTCTTTGCTAGGGTTAGACTTTACGACAGACGTATTTATGCTGACCATTTTGATTTCGGTGTTATCGGCATTTGTTATTGGTGGTGTGCCAGGTGGGGCATTTTTAGGTGAAATTTTTATTGTCACCACCCTAGGGCTGCCAATGGAAGTGATCCCCATTTTAGTGGTGATTGGTGCGATAACGGATGCTGCTTCAACCGTGATAAATGTTGTGCATGATTTAACAGCGACGCAAATTATTGAGCGCATTAATGGTAAACATTATGCTGCAAAAATACCTGATAGCGAACTTGTTAGGTTAGATTAG
- a CDS encoding CotH kinase family protein, which produces MFSINNLHNTHRLFRLPIMLLLIITFSCVFMLTGCGSDSDSTSDVTETATSTDTDTDTSTDTDTDTEDVVTDADFEATDWTDETHSKNVDPNFTEVFNDTEVKRFDIVVTEERWQSMLDDMTAIYGEFGRTSSNSLTDTDEDPIFVPAEVFYNDIEWYRVGIRFKGNSSLQTSWQQGILKLAFKLDFDEYEDDYPQIKNQRFYGFKKFSLKNNFNDESMLREKVAADVFKDAGLAVSHTGFYTLYVDHGDGPEYFGLYTLVEEVDDTLIDTQFSSDDGNLYKPEDDGATFVDGSFSQDDFEKKTNEDDEDWSDILALFTALHDDDTASSDPETWRANLEAVFDVDVFLKYLAVNGIIQNWDTYGIMPHNYYLYNNPETSQLTWIPWDNNEALQDGKQGGALALDFSDLNSNSWPLIAKIYADDEYRDRYNQYLLEVIGDAFETNKMQASYNTYSALIAPYATTEVSGYSFLENSDDFYDAIDELLEHAEDRATAVDSYLDKQ; this is translated from the coding sequence ATGTTTTCCATCAATAACTTACATAATACCCATCGGCTGTTTCGCCTGCCGATAATGCTATTACTTATCATCACATTTAGTTGTGTATTTATGCTCACTGGCTGTGGTAGTGACAGTGATAGCACTTCAGATGTCACTGAAACAGCCACCAGTACAGATACCGATACCGATACAAGTACAGATACAGATACAGATACCGAAGATGTAGTCACAGATGCGGATTTTGAAGCTACCGATTGGACAGACGAAACTCACAGTAAAAATGTTGATCCTAACTTTACCGAAGTATTTAATGATACTGAAGTTAAACGATTCGATATCGTCGTGACTGAAGAGCGCTGGCAAAGCATGTTAGATGACATGACCGCAATCTATGGCGAGTTTGGTCGAACCTCATCAAATAGCTTAACTGATACTGATGAAGACCCTATTTTTGTACCTGCTGAAGTATTTTATAACGACATTGAATGGTATCGAGTGGGAATTCGCTTTAAAGGTAACTCATCACTGCAAACCAGTTGGCAACAAGGAATTTTAAAACTCGCCTTTAAACTCGATTTTGACGAATATGAAGATGATTACCCACAAATTAAAAATCAACGATTTTATGGCTTTAAAAAATTCAGTTTGAAAAACAACTTTAATGACGAGTCAATGCTACGAGAAAAAGTCGCCGCAGATGTATTTAAAGATGCAGGTTTAGCTGTCTCTCATACCGGCTTTTACACCTTATATGTCGACCATGGTGATGGCCCAGAATATTTTGGTTTATATACCCTAGTTGAAGAAGTTGACGACACCTTAATTGATACTCAATTCTCTAGTGATGACGGTAACTTATATAAACCTGAAGATGATGGCGCGACTTTTGTAGACGGTTCATTTAGCCAAGACGATTTTGAAAAGAAAACTAACGAAGACGACGAAGATTGGTCTGATATCCTTGCTCTATTCACAGCTTTACATGATGATGATACGGCCAGTAGCGACCCAGAAACATGGCGTGCAAATCTTGAAGCCGTATTTGATGTTGATGTATTTTTAAAATATTTAGCCGTCAATGGCATTATTCAAAACTGGGATACTTACGGCATAATGCCACACAACTACTATTTATATAATAATCCTGAAACATCACAGCTGACATGGATCCCATGGGACAACAACGAAGCCTTGCAAGACGGTAAACAAGGTGGCGCTTTAGCCTTAGATTTTTCTGATTTAAACTCTAATAGCTGGCCTCTCATTGCAAAAATTTACGCAGATGATGAATACCGAGACCGCTACAACCAATATTTACTTGAAGTCATCGGTGATGCATTCGAAACCAATAAAATGCAAGCCAGCTACAATACATATTCAGCTCTTATTGCTCCATACGCCACCACAGAAGTATCAGGCTACAGTTTCTTAGAAAACAGTGATGATTTTTATGATGCTATCGATGAGCTTTTAGAGCACGCCGAAGACAGAGCCACAGCGGTAGACAGTTACTTAGACAAACAATAG
- a CDS encoding lipid-transfer protein produces the protein MTLVRVAGVGMIPFCKPGNHEPYRAMAAKAIKLALTDAGLEAKLIQQAYGAYIYGDSTCAQHAFYDVIQSGIPIINVNNNCSSGSTALFLARQAILSGQVDCALAFGFEEMQPGALGSHWTDRENPFERIEPVLKQFNAPQGPIALRAFGAAGRHYMDKYHVGADIFAKVAEKSRRHALQNPYSMFSKPLTYQQVLDDKVIYDHYLTRLMACPPTCGAAATIVCSEPFARKHGITSKVHIIAQAMATDTEQSWQDPIYAVGKDMTQQAAEQVYCEAGIGPNDIDVIELHDCFTPNEVITYEALGLCPEGGAAELIANGDNTYGGQFVIGPSGGLMSKGHPIGATGLAQCTELTWHLRGQAGSRQVDNAKLALQHNVGLGGAVVVTLYGV, from the coding sequence ATGACATTGGTAAGAGTAGCGGGGGTTGGGATGATCCCTTTTTGCAAACCGGGTAATCATGAACCCTACCGCGCGATGGCGGCTAAAGCGATTAAGTTGGCATTAACTGATGCAGGGCTTGAAGCAAAATTGATTCAGCAAGCTTATGGTGCATATATCTATGGTGACAGCACCTGTGCACAGCATGCATTTTACGATGTGATCCAAAGCGGTATTCCAATTATCAATGTTAATAATAATTGTTCTAGCGGCTCGACAGCGTTATTTCTAGCGCGCCAAGCAATATTGTCAGGACAAGTTGATTGCGCGTTAGCATTTGGATTCGAAGAAATGCAGCCTGGTGCATTGGGATCACATTGGACTGATAGAGAAAACCCTTTTGAGCGGATTGAGCCAGTGTTAAAACAGTTTAATGCCCCGCAAGGCCCGATTGCATTACGTGCTTTTGGTGCTGCAGGTCGACATTATATGGATAAGTATCATGTAGGCGCCGATATCTTTGCCAAGGTGGCAGAAAAATCGCGTCGTCATGCATTACAAAATCCATATTCGATGTTTTCAAAACCATTAACTTACCAACAAGTGCTTGATGATAAAGTTATTTATGATCATTATTTAACTCGACTTATGGCATGCCCACCTACTTGTGGCGCAGCAGCAACGATTGTGTGCAGTGAACCGTTTGCCAGGAAACATGGTATTACCTCTAAAGTACATATTATTGCGCAGGCAATGGCAACAGATACCGAGCAATCGTGGCAAGACCCAATCTATGCCGTTGGTAAAGACATGACGCAACAGGCTGCCGAACAAGTTTACTGCGAGGCAGGGATTGGTCCAAATGATATCGATGTGATTGAGTTACATGATTGTTTTACCCCAAATGAAGTGATTACTTACGAGGCGTTGGGCCTTTGCCCTGAGGGCGGTGCCGCTGAATTGATTGCCAATGGTGACAACACTTATGGTGGTCAATTTGTCATTGGACCTTCGGGTGGGCTGATGTCTAAAGGCCACCCCATTGGTGCAACAGGGCTGGCACAATGTACTGAATTAACCTGGCATTTACGCGGCCAGGCCGGGAGTAGACAAGTGGATAACGCCAAATTAGCGTTGCAACACAATGTCGGATTAGGCGGTGCTGTGGTAGTGACATTATATGGCGTGTAG
- a CDS encoding carboxymuconolactone decarboxylase family protein has protein sequence MTSFTIHTFESAPEESKAILEGAKKQMGMVPNLFAVLAESPSTLKAYQQLHQLFTETSFDAEELTVVWQTINVEHECTYCVPAHTGIAHSMKVDPAITEALRNKTAMPTAKLQALHEATLSIVRNRGNISETELETFYAAGYGQQQVLEIILGLSQKVISNYTNHVAKTPVDDVFKKFAW, from the coding sequence ATGACTTCATTTACTATTCACACTTTTGAAAGTGCACCAGAAGAAAGCAAAGCAATTCTTGAAGGCGCTAAAAAACAAATGGGTATGGTACCTAATTTGTTTGCCGTATTAGCTGAGTCTCCAAGTACACTCAAAGCTTACCAACAGTTACATCAATTATTTACAGAGACATCATTTGATGCTGAAGAGTTAACAGTAGTATGGCAAACTATTAATGTTGAACATGAATGTACCTACTGTGTGCCAGCGCATACAGGTATTGCACATTCAATGAAAGTAGACCCTGCTATAACTGAAGCTCTGCGTAACAAGACTGCTATGCCTACGGCTAAGTTACAAGCATTGCACGAAGCAACATTAAGCATTGTACGCAACCGTGGTAATATTTCAGAAACTGAATTAGAGACATTTTATGCTGCAGGGTACGGCCAGCAGCAAGTGCTAGAAATCATTTTAGGCTTATCGCAAAAAGTGATCAGTAACTACACTAACCATGTTGCCAAAACACCCGTTGATGATGTATTTAAAAAGTTTGCTTGGTAA
- a CDS encoding EAL domain-containing protein — MMILNDKKLVNLIKYTPSIVVGFFAITVNIIIIKDNQDKAYESIKSLREDIIETNKNAVKQSTNKASNYILYKKKMLIDELKILSQQRVNEAYAIATNIYNNNQNKPKTTVTKLITDALRPIRFYEGRGYFFIFQMDGINVLHGLKPDLEGSSAWDAQDLRGSYILREHINLIKQQNGEAFYHWWYQKPGEALKKEYEKIGFGKYFDPYDWFIGTGEYVSDIEDDLQISLLKSVMGYEHTKNENLFIIDGEGNLLANETKDNNLAFLINSNSTITEKMATQAQFEGNFITFNDTSLNQADINSTEIAYIRRIKDWNWIVGSYFDSSKVNNYIKIKEQEAKALNQKKLTNVIILSAFSTLFMVGSSLIVSNLIARRFHRFQQRIEHNIHALEASKSKLHHMALHDALTGLSNRILLLEKIYEAIESANIHHQQVAIVFIDIDDFKKVNDCHGHSAGDELLKAISEKFKHAFESKDTISRFGGDEFVFCFPQLNNLNEAYLKVAQIQQLFDEKFIVNGREIMTQCSIGVSMYPSDDSQPEGLIRKADIVLYKSKAELKGSATFYNYQLNEQIQYKYLLEEELRRALDNEEIFLLYQPQIDTKTQQLIAVEALARWEHPKLGSISPDDFICIAEEIGIIKEIGLFVFRQVCTDILSVSPAGKNAINVSINISPKQLMSPDFIDLITQATDEIGIDRHRITLEITENVMLNELEKTYDILTELKKRSFCISLDDFGTGYSSLSYLNMLPFDEVKIDRCFVNNITISKQSKALIKSILAISDAYGMITVAEGVEKKEQLTMLHSLGCNLIQGYYFDKPLTLSTLHNTYLKQ, encoded by the coding sequence ATGATGATTTTAAACGATAAAAAGTTAGTTAACCTAATAAAGTACACACCAAGTATTGTCGTTGGCTTTTTCGCGATTACTGTCAATATTATCATTATTAAAGACAATCAAGATAAAGCCTATGAAAGTATCAAGTCCCTTCGTGAAGACATTATTGAAACAAATAAAAATGCCGTAAAACAATCAACCAATAAAGCATCTAATTATATTCTTTATAAAAAGAAAATGCTCATAGATGAGCTGAAAATACTGTCTCAGCAACGTGTAAACGAAGCATATGCAATAGCAACAAACATCTACAACAATAACCAAAACAAACCCAAAACCACAGTGACAAAATTAATCACGGATGCGTTACGTCCAATCCGATTTTATGAAGGGAGAGGTTATTTTTTTATCTTTCAAATGGATGGAATTAATGTCTTACATGGACTTAAACCCGATCTTGAAGGAAGCTCTGCTTGGGATGCTCAAGACCTACGGGGATCATACATTTTAAGAGAGCATATAAACTTAATTAAGCAGCAAAATGGAGAAGCTTTTTATCACTGGTGGTACCAAAAACCCGGGGAAGCTTTAAAAAAAGAATATGAAAAAATTGGCTTTGGAAAGTATTTCGATCCCTATGACTGGTTCATAGGAACTGGTGAGTATGTTTCTGATATTGAAGATGATTTACAGATATCATTGTTGAAATCTGTTATGGGTTATGAACATACAAAAAATGAAAATTTATTTATCATTGACGGCGAAGGCAATTTACTTGCGAATGAAACCAAAGATAACAATTTAGCATTTCTTATCAATTCAAATTCGACAATAACTGAAAAAATGGCCACTCAAGCCCAGTTTGAAGGCAACTTTATTACCTTCAATGATACTTCCTTGAACCAAGCTGATATTAACAGTACTGAGATTGCCTATATCAGGCGAATTAAGGATTGGAATTGGATAGTAGGCTCATATTTTGATTCAAGCAAAGTTAATAACTACATAAAAATTAAAGAACAAGAAGCAAAAGCGCTGAATCAAAAAAAACTCACCAATGTCATAATATTAAGTGCTTTTTCAACACTGTTTATGGTGGGGAGTTCGCTCATAGTGAGCAACTTAATTGCTAGACGTTTCCATCGTTTTCAGCAACGAATTGAACATAATATCCATGCATTGGAAGCCTCAAAAAGCAAACTCCACCACATGGCCTTGCATGATGCGTTAACAGGGTTATCTAATCGAATATTGTTACTAGAAAAAATTTATGAAGCCATAGAATCAGCAAATATTCACCATCAACAAGTCGCTATTGTATTTATCGATATTGATGACTTTAAAAAGGTCAATGACTGTCATGGTCATTCCGCCGGTGATGAGTTATTAAAAGCTATTAGCGAAAAATTTAAACATGCTTTTGAGTCAAAAGACACCATATCGCGATTTGGTGGTGATGAATTTGTCTTTTGCTTTCCGCAGCTCAATAATCTCAATGAAGCCTATCTTAAAGTGGCCCAAATACAGCAATTATTTGATGAGAAATTTATTGTCAATGGCCGAGAGATAATGACCCAATGTAGCATTGGGGTTAGTATGTATCCTTCTGATGATAGCCAACCTGAAGGCCTTATCCGCAAAGCTGACATCGTACTCTACAAATCTAAAGCTGAACTTAAAGGTAGCGCTACCTTCTACAACTATCAGTTGAATGAACAAATTCAATATAAATATTTACTAGAAGAAGAACTCAGAAGAGCACTCGACAATGAAGAGATATTCCTTCTTTATCAGCCACAAATAGACACAAAAACACAACAGCTAATTGCAGTTGAAGCACTCGCAAGATGGGAACATCCAAAACTCGGATCTATTTCACCCGATGACTTTATCTGCATAGCTGAAGAAATTGGGATCATTAAAGAAATTGGTCTATTTGTATTTCGCCAAGTCTGTACAGATATATTAAGTGTGTCCCCAGCAGGTAAAAATGCCATTAATGTTTCGATTAATATTTCCCCAAAACAGCTAATGTCACCAGACTTTATTGATTTAATTACACAGGCAACCGATGAAATAGGTATTGATCGACACCGAATAACCTTAGAAATCACCGAAAATGTCATGCTTAATGAGCTTGAAAAAACATATGACATATTAACTGAATTAAAAAAACGCTCGTTCTGCATCTCACTAGATGACTTCGGCACCGGATATTCATCATTAAGTTATTTAAATATGCTACCTTTTGATGAAGTTAAAATAGACCGCTGTTTTGTAAATAACATTACTATCAGTAAGCAAAGTAAGGCCCTCATCAAATCAATTTTAGCCATCAGTGATGCATACGGAATGATAACCGTCGCTGAAGGTGTTGAAAAGAAGGAACAACTTACCATGCTGCATTCTCTTGGCTGCAATTTAATCCAAGGCTACTATTTTGATAAACCTTTGACGTTATCTACACTGCACAATACTTATTTAAAGCAGTAA